A segment of the Fusarium musae strain F31 chromosome 2, whole genome shotgun sequence genome:
CAattgatcttgagcttgatgccagCACCAAGTCTGTTGAGCTCAAGAATCCTATCGATGCTCTTCTGCACGGCCTCGAAGCCTTTCCTCCTTGTCATGATCTGGAATTGCCAAGGGTCCAGAGTGTCGAGGCTCAGGTTGACACCTGTCAGCCCACTCTCGATCATGCTGTCGAGCTTCCGGTGCAGAGAGATGCCGTTGGTTGTGATGCAGATCTCCTTTAGACCATGCCGTCGCAGCTCTCCAATCTGTTGCATCAGAGGTAGGATATCCCGCCGCACAGTCGGTTCTCCTCCCGTCAATCTGATCTTAGTCACACCCTGCGAGACAAATACGGACGATAAGAGGACAATCTCTGGAGTTGTCAAGAGCTCTCGGTTTGGCGACAAGGGTACGCCTTCTTCAGGCATGCAGTAGACGCACCGCAAATTGCAGCGCTCCGAGACAGATATGCGAAGGTAATCATGTTGTCGATGGAAGGTATCTGTGAGGAAGTCGGAGAAGGGCTTTGAGTCTCGGATGCGCCGGCGGCGAGACTGTAGGAGGTCGATCTCTGGTGTTGCAGAGGGAGGTTCGCGGGGTGCCTCTTGGGGTCTCGCAGAAGCTGTCGCAATAGTTCTGAAGGAGGGACAAGCGAGGAGCACTCGTGAAGGAGCCGTTCGTTGTAGGGTAGGTTTGGTTTTGGCTAGGGCCGAAGCTTTGGAGCCTAAGAGGCGAAGCAACGACATATTTTTGAGGCGTTATACGGAGTAATACCTACCAAGTTATATACTTGACAAGTGGGGTAGGATGGATGTTTAGGTAAgcgtatatatatatatatatatatatatatatgagGGGCTCGTTCCCTAAGATTCCATTGTTTCGTACTATCATGCGACAATGGGGCAGAAgagagagtgagagagagagagagagagagagggaaagagagagagcgaAGAGGTTGGCAAGTGAAGGGATAATAAGCTGACCTGGTGTCTCTGTCGGCCGTCGGCGCTTCGTTTAAGAATATCTTACCTTAGTCCCAaccctaggtaggtacctacctatcatGACCTTAGTTAGTAGGTAAGTAGATAGGTAAATACGTAAGTATGAAGTGTCTGTCCCTCCTTGAGCTACGGTATCCAATCTTATCATGGGGCCCGCTCGCCACAATTCGATCCCCACGCTGAGCAATGGAAACAGCCTCCAGCCCAGTAAcattacctaggtacctaggtagttcaAGCCGCGGGGTTGCACAGACTGCAACATTAACGTTAGTTCGAAAGTGGAATGTTAAAGAGGCATTGCTGCTATAACTTGTCAGCGGTGACTGTTCGGCCAGGGGATTATAGCCAGGTGGAATACTCACTCGTTCGACGTGGAATTGGCTCTTCGTCCAATACTTACTCTGTAGGGTATGGTATCTACCTATTTCAGAATACCTGGGGCTTGTTCGTGTGCATGATACAAATCCATCATGGAACATGCATATCAGACCCTGATAACTTGATGACCAATTAGGTAACACTAGCTGACCTATGTATGAGCAAGGATATTCATTCCCATGATGCGCCATGCCTACCTAACCTTACCTTATTATCATACGCAAATTAGTATTTCCGCATAAGTACTAAACACAAATCCGCCTGACTTAGACGCACTCAACATAGCATTATAGGCTGGCGTCTCCAAGGTTTTGATGATAGGTGAGTTACTGTTGTCTAGGTATACTGATGAATACAAACAATTACCTAGTACCTACTATTTCCTTGACATCGCAATATACATACCTACTACGTATGTATACAATGGAAGGCTGGCTTGGCTACCTTGGTCGGTTAGTAGGTCCAGGCATGTTCAGCGAGCGCATCAAACCCTCCACTTTAACGGCTGGTGACGCTAGCACAGATGAGGAAATATCAAAACATTAAAATATCCCCCACCTTTAATAAGTGCTTCCTCACTACACACTAACTATCAGATTGAAGACAGAATAATTGAGCCACCCAAAAGGGAATCGATGCTAAAGATCACCACAACACAAAGAGAATCGGATAGATCGAAGCAAGACTTGAACGAGACCGTCGCCTGACCTTTCCCTTTTCCTttggtacctaccttagtcaACTATTTTGTAACCCCGCCCTCACGATTCGAttgctctctctctctctctatccCTCTCTCTCACATCTTTAACACCTCTCTTCAAGTGACAGTCGTGATGCATTCCTCACGTATCTTCAAGGGTAGGCTTAATCTACCTTCCTATACCAATTCTAGAACACATCAACTCTCCTGGGCTCAGATCCCACCCCTTTTCTCCTTTTAGACAGCACCTGAGACGCTGAACACTGACCAGGATTCACAGCATCACCTCATTGCGTGCCCAGCCCCGACGGAAGATTCATTGCTATCCTATCATCGCAGAGCATCACAGTGCGCTTAGCTCTCTCGCTCTCGATTGCGCATATGGTCAAATTGCCCTCAGATCTCACGACCCCCGTAACCACGCTCGCATGGTCACCGTCATCATCTCGTATCCTTGTTGCAAGTGCCGATCAGATTTATGTCTCGTCAATAGTTGACTCGTCATTTCGTGCCACGATCAAGAACCCTGCAGTTGGAGGTGGAAAGCAGACACTTGTACAGTTTGGCGCCCATGATGACGAGGTCTTTGCGTGTGCTGCATTTGGCCTCAAGTTTTCCATTTTCGATCTATCAACTTCCAAAGCTATCGAGATAAGCAACCCCAAGTTTCATCTCCCCTCATCCGCCCTCAGGGGCCTTTCTGTACGACCCCAGACGTCACATCTTGCCATCTTGACCCGGACAAATGGTCGAGATGCTGTCAGTATTCACCATCCCAAATCGAGGCAAGTTCTGCGATCTTGGTACCCGGAAACAGTCGACGCTCATGGCTTGAAATGGGCCCCTGACGGCCAATGGCTTCTGCTGTGGGACGCCCCGACACATGGGCATAAGCTCTTACTCTACAGCCCCGACGGCCAGCCTTTCCGCTCTATTCTGGCATCCAGCATCACGGGAGGCGAGGATGCGGATCTCGAGACGGGAATCAAGAATTGCAGCCTCAGTCCTGACGCGTCGTTCTGTGCCATGGGCGATGGCAGCAGAACAGTGGGCGCTCTCAGCACGCAGACATGGAGAGGTGGTCTGAAATTTGTGCATCCCACTACGGTCGTCCCCAAGGACACTCTGCAGGTGAGCTCACTTCATATAGGGCTTGCTTTCATTCTCACATATTATCCTAGGTCTGGCAGGAGCAGCTGAACGATTCGTCCCATAGAGGGAGCCCGTATGCATTTCTTCGTGCGAACCAGATGGTCGCACCTCCGAACCGACTGGCCGACGGCAAGGTCCCCAACGAGATCAGAGCTGGATGTTCTTCATTGGCCTTTGAtgcatcttcaactctgTTAGTCACAAAGCTTGATGATACCCCTACCACGCTGTGGATCTGGGATGTCACCGCCGCTGAGCTTCGAGCAGTACTCATGTTTCACTCAGCAGTGGACTTTCATTGGCATCCCACTGCccgtgagcttcttctcgtgATATGCCAAGATGAAAAATATCGTGGTGTGTCCTTCGTTTGGGACCCCCTGTCCGAAGGTCCCAAGCCAGTCTCTTTGGGCGCTTATTTGCCAAACGGAAAGATTGTTGGAAGGACTAGAACAACATGGATCAACGGTGACCCCGAATTCCCGGTTCTGATGATCTCAGATGCGCAAAACGGAGTCTTGGTATCGTGCTCAGATGGGGCACAATGCCCGACTCTATGGCGCGAGGGGGCAGTTGGCGATAGAACCATAGGATCGGTACAGGATCTTGGAGACATTGTCGACATATCTTCTCTGATGCCGGACGACACATCCACTCTGGACGATACCTTCTCTTTCAAGCACATGTAGAAGAAGCGTCGCCAGGGCCACCTTTGTACGGCACAAACTGAATGACCTCCTTTAGGAAATGGCTACGGCTTGGCACGTGTAAGGTTAAAAAGGGAGGGGAAGAAGGCTGGACTCTGTTGGAGATGATATCCCGCATTTGAGTCATTCCAGTGGCTAGGCGTGTTACACAAATGGCGCTTCCATTTGATGTCAAGAGCATGACTGCATATCGAGGCTGTCATAAAAGACGTGTagtttcctcttctctcgtgGTAGCACAGCTTGCAAATTGCACTTCCAATAAGCAACGGATCGAATCCACGTTTTGTTGGCGCCACGGAAGCGACATGCGCGCATGGCTGCGAAAAGAGGCATCAGGTAATGGGTTACCACTGCTCTTGTCACCATGAGATCAAGAGAGAAATGTTGGTACCTTGCGCCGGGCATTCGATCATCGCCTTGAATGTCGATGGATCTGTCACTACTCAACACCCAGCCAACTGAGATTTCGTCAGACGGTGGAGCAGTGATCGCAATATGATATGTCATTATCTCATGCGGGACTCAACCCGGTCCTCTGCATGTCGACCAAGGAGAGACATGCCTAGACATTTACGGCCGGTGGCTTGGATCGATCTACAGCACCTGGGCAGACAGCTGAGTCGAAGGACAACGCCTAGGACAATCTGCACCCTCTGAAGATTTCTACTCTAGCGTCCAAGCGCGGAATGAGCCTCCTTAGTTTCGCAACGACACTGAACCCTACGGCTCCGGACGATCTGCCCCTAGCTGGAACCCCACATCTCGAGGCTGAGAGTCAGGATGCATGTCGAAACGCTGACAGGGATTCTCGGGTTACACTGCACCGTTAATCGTCCAGGAGGAGGCGAGCTTGCTAGATCCAGGCTTGTTAGTCTCAACGTTTCTCGGCGTTCTCTCAATGCTGAGACGATATGCGCCTCTGCAAACCACCCATATTCCGGTGTCATTTCCAGACCCCGGGGCGCCCAAATTATGGCCCGATGCTGGGATCGAATGCAAGCGAATCCAGAGCTGGTAAAGAACGATTTAAAAGCAACGTTTGGGAGATGCTAGGCGGGTTGTTGTCTCTTTTGTTCCTATCTTGTCGCTCCCATGCTAGCTGTTGCGAGAAGCTAGATATAAAGCCTACAGACGGCCTTTGCTTGTCATTGATTCACAACATGACCGAGCCTGACTCGAAGCTTCCAAGAGCCTTCATTCAGAGCCCTGGAGAGCAGCGTGACTCAGTGATCAGATAGTACAGTTGGCCGCTCCCAGCTGTCTCTTTACTAGTGCGCACTCCCCGTTGCTTCTCATGTCATCGTCATACAACCTTTTGAATTTCTTTCCAAACTTTTGTAGCATCGCACGAGACCTCGTTCGGAACTGGAAACTTGTCGGCTCCGTGCAGATTACTTCAACCTATGCCTGCCGAAGCTACAGTCCAAGCGGACGTTGGTCCCGGCGATGAGACTGGCATCTACTACATTACCATTTGCAACGTACTGTCTCTCACACCCATCATGACCTGTGCTACGGTAACAAAGCTGACTACTCTTTCAGTTACCATTCGCAACTTCGTGGCAGGAATTGAAAGACTGGACACGTACAGCATGCGTGGTGGACCATATCGAGGTCTTCCAGAGCAGTACCTCTGGATGGGTCAGAGTCCGGGGAAGAGCGAACTTTGAAAGGGCTTGGGGTAGGCATATATATCGCAAGACGAATGAATATATGGCCGAGCTAATATGGTAGTAGCACTTCTCAACGGCGGCGTTTTCAAAGGTCGCTCGATCATTGCGTCTGACAGAAACTGTAAGCATtctatcaagatcaaggagcttgctACACCACCGCAAGCCGTCATTTCACAGACACTGCAGTATCAAGCCACACCTCCCAGCCCCTATGTCCTGCCAACTCAGATGGTTATGTCTCCGCAGTATTCTGCTGCACCTGGACAGGTAAGCTGGCCTGTCTGAAGACACGAGCTTTGAAAAGATCCCGGTAATAACTCTTGGACTCTAGTACTACATAGCTAGTTACCCTCCAGTCAACAGCTCCCGATTCACCACTCAGTCTTTCTCGAGCCCAAGCTACTCCCAGCAGCTACCAGTCACAGTAACCACAAACACTCCTGCAACTTATGCGGCTGCCAGCCCTGGGAGCTACTACACATACAATGATACCAGCACTCGGTTATTTGCCCCAAAACTAGGCGCAGTCTCGTACTCTCCACAATACCAATATGAAGGAAGCCAGCTTGCTCTTCCTTATCGCGGTATTAGTGAGCATCCAGGGTACTACCCGAATTGCAGCTCCCCCAGCGGCGATTCATCCTATAGGTCGGAATACGTGGTGCCGGAAACACGCAAGCTATGTGTGTCGCCATTCCCGCAACAAGCGGAAGCCGATGAGGTCAAATCTTGGGTTCAGCGCAAAGTGGACAATGACAAGATCGAATCCATCGAGATACCCAAGAACAGCGACAGTAATTATCTGAGAGGATATATATTGGTTGTTTTTGAGAATGTCGCGGCCGCGAATATTGCGACGAAGCAGTTCAACAAAGCACGTTTCCAAGGCAGAAGAATGATAGCGCGACCCACTCGGGAGGATGTAGAGGTGGAAGAGCTTGGGGAGCCCATCGTTTCGCATGAATCGTCAAACTGGGCCGACTCTGAGAGAAGCGAGGCGAATGTACCAACTGCTCCATCCCGCAGGAGAGATGATGGCCGAAGACGGAACGAGAAGTCCCAAAGGTCAAAGAACAAGGGGCCCAAGCCAACGGGATCTGATAAAATGAAGGCACTGGAAAAGAAGTCGTCTTCAAGCAAGAAATTTTCGGGGTCGCAAGTGGACAAGAAGTTGCCATCGAAAAAGGCATCCTCCGAAAAGGAGACCAGCGTCAAGGATGAAAAGCCGGTCATCGTTGATGGAACCTCCTATCATCATGACAAGCATTGATGTTAAGATACTGCCCCTGGATAGAACGAAAACGAACGAAAACGAACGATGCAGACCTTTCAGCAGATGTCTATTAACCAATGCCAGGAACTGCTTAACGACAAGTGACGGACAGGCCAGAGTCGGAATTTGTGACCACTCGACAAAGTAGCAAGAGTTGAATTATCATCACTGTTGTCCTAGCTCAACTGAAGACCACATGAGCATGTTCTACTGTGTGACTAGCAAGCACTAAAGTCTGACGCAAGGTCAAAGAGCTGCATGTcagtgaaaaaaaaaaaaaaaggtctcTGCCACTTGGGTCTACTATAGAAAATGCCACAGCCTGAATCATTGACCCTTGCAAAGGCCGCGCACCCTTGAGGATCAGATAACTTCTATGTCGCATATGTGCTTTAGCTGGCCCAGATTGCGTGGAGAGgtcagaaaaagaaaggaaaccATCTCTGATATCTGACATCCCTACAATATACTACCCACCATGCCATCCATGGTGACACAGACCAACAAGAGTCTGCGTAGGCCCACCGACactcttgtctcttttgATACGGGGTTTTCCCGCCAAATGGATCAAAAGAGAAAAGTAAACGTAAAAACAAACCTGCCTGCCAGCCCTTGTTTGGCGCCCGCCTTAACAGTTGGATGGATGGCTACCTGTGCTTCTCTTCAGTGGAGTTCTCCCGATTGGGTTTCCTATCTCGTTGCTCTCGCTCACCAACGATAACATTGCCCAGTCAGTGTATGGGTTTATTTAGTCTGACATGGCTATGTTATTCCTGACCGTGCTAGCTGATGTTCCAGAAGCTGGTGCGTACAACCCCCGAATATTCGCGGTGTTATTCCCCCTTAGACCAACTCTAGTCGATGTTAGCTTGGAAGCTAAAAATTAGAACCTCGAACCGAAAATACGTAGGGCTATCGGCCTACAGTAAGTACTGCAGAGCCAGAGAGTACAGTGACACTACCTATGTCTCAAAGATAAGGGCCGAGTAAAACAGCAGAGCTGTTGTTGTACACCACAAAATGGAGGAGGCCATAGGTGCTTCGTGTTTGTATCTTCTTGTGTCACGACGCCATAATTATATATGTAACCATAAACCATATCTATC
Coding sequences within it:
- a CDS encoding hypothetical protein (EggNog:ENOG41); translation: MVKLPSDLTTPVTTLAWSPSSSRILVASADQIYVSSIVDSSFRATIKNPAVGGGKQTLVQFGAHDDEVFACAAFGLKFSIFDLSTSKAIEISNPKFHLPSSALRGLSVRPQTSHLAILTRTNGRDAVSIHHPKSRQVLRSWYPETVDAHGLKWAPDGQWLLLWDAPTHGHKLLLYSPDGQPFRSILASSITGGEDADLETGIKNCSLSPDASFCAMGDGSRTVGALSTQTWRGGLKFVHPTTVVPKDTLQVWQEQLNDSSHRGSPYAFLRANQMVAPPNRLADGKVPNEIRAGCSSLAFDASSTLLVTKLDDTPTTLWIWDVTAAELRAVLMFHSAVDFHWHPTARELLLVICQDEKYRGVSFVWDPLSEGPKPVSLGAYLPNGKIVGRTRTTWINGDPEFPVLMISDAQNGVLVSCSDGAQCPTLWREGAVGDRTIGSVQDLGDIVDISSLMPDDTSTLDDTFSFKHM